In Labrus bergylta chromosome 1, fLabBer1.1, whole genome shotgun sequence, one genomic interval encodes:
- the gab1 gene encoding GRB2-associated-binding protein 1 isoform X2, translating to MSGGDVVCSGWLRKSPPEKKLRRYAWKKRWFVLRSGRLTGDPDVLEYYKNDHAKKPIRVIDLNLCEQVDAGLTFNKKDLEHSFIFDIKTIDRVFYLVADTEEEMNKWVRCVCDICGFNPTDDEAAKAAHQAVIGGLVVDTPPHPALGNIVGPAAMLTNVPPPYQPVSVRHLDSQSSTEEPQDYLWLVNCESKKPEPNSSVQLHSPLEGDQEYLLLEECESKTLPPQASLAHAECSKSTSSETDLNDNVPSHRTPTSSTSSAKHTSHNGFFPQHPAPASASSIYDSPPSRGASLSTDSGLYHLPRSYSQDTVLLPKSASSPSANPDSGEGSELYVFNTPSRKPSMESQIRNLSISYDIPPTPGANCTYQVPRTLSVSTGVGGSEGGGDVVPPPRPPKPSLSSSSGPPPPPAERSPTDTYHVPRSASETDGNYCVPTSAGNKALRSNTIGTVDCSRLRKDFGSQDCYDIPRSFPSDKSCSFDFNESFNSYFKNKGMMPVGSQSTEEVDQNYVPMSANSPSHHHSGSLSEPIHEPNYVPMTPGTMEFSSLGKQVPPPAHMGFRSSPKTPPRRPMLSDCQPPPVDRNLKPDRKGQSPKIIRAKGVGLERTDSQTVGEFPRGRRKAKPAPLEIKPLPEWEEPCTPIRSPVTRSFAREEESFYCTVPITPVKREVEELDTIEENMKLGAPMTGDGGSSPMVKPKGDKQVEYLDLDLDSGKSTPPRKMKSNGTGMAASDERVDYVVVDQQRTQALKSTREAWNDGRQSTETDTPSKGSK from the exons GCATGGAAGAAGCGGTGGTTTGTTCTTCGCAGTGGCCGTTTGACAGGCGACCCAGACGTGTTGGAGTATTACAAGAATGACCATGCCAAGAAGCCCATCCGCGTGATCGATCTCAACTTGTGTGAGCAG GTGGACGCTGGGCTGACTTTCAACAAGAAGGACTTGGAGCACAGCTTCATATTCGACATTAAGACCATTGACCGTGTCTTCTACCTGGTGGCTGACACCGAAGAGGAGATGAATAAGTGGGTTCGATGTGTTTGCGACATCTGCGGTTTTAACCCCACAGATGATG aaGCAGCAAAAGCTGCTCACCAGGCGGTCATTGGAGGCCTGGTGGTGGATACCCCCCCTCACCCAGCACTGGGTAATATTGTCGGCCCAGCAGCAATGCTGACCAATGTCCCCCCTCCATATCAGCCTGTCAGCGTGCGACACCTAGACTCACAGTCCAGCACAGAGGAGCCCCAGGATTACCTGTGGCTGGTCAACTGTGAGAGTAAAAAGCCAGAGCCCAACAG CTCAGTGCAGCTTCACTCTCCATTGGAGGGAGACCAAGAGTATTTGCTcctggaggagtgtgagagcAAGACTCTTCCTCCACAGGCTAGTCT AGCCCATGCTGAGTGTTCAAAGTCTACCTCTTCAGAGACAGACCTGAATGACAACGTCCCCTCTCACCGCAcacccacctcctccacctcctctgctAAACACACCTCGCACAATGGCTTCTTCCCACAGCACCCGGCCCCAGCCTCCGCCTCTTCCATCTACGACTCGCCTCCATCACGCGGTGCCTCGCTCTCAACAGACAGTGGCCTTTACCACCTCCCACGCAGCTATTCCCAGGACACTGTGCTGCTCCCAAAGTCTGCCTCCTCCCCTTCGGCCAATCCGGACAGCGGGGAAGGCTCCGAGCTCTATGTCTTTAACACTCCGTCGCGGAAGCCCTCAATGGAGTCACAAATACGCAACCTTTCCATCAGTTACGATATCCCGCCTACGCCTGGTGCGAACTGTACCTACCAGGTGCCCCGCACTTTGTCGGTGTCCACGGGTGTTGGAGGctcagagggagggggagatgTAGTACCCCCTCCAAGACCACCTAAGCCTTCGCTCAGTTCATCCTCAGGACCCCCACCTCCCCCTGCTGAGCGCTCACCTACGGACACCTATCATGTGCCACGCTCAGCCTCAGAGACTGACGGAAACTACTGTGTACCTACTAGTGCCGGGAATAAGGCTTTACGAAGCAACACTATCGGCACTGTGGACTGTTCACGCCTACGCAAAG ATTTTGGATCCCAGGACTGCTATGACATTCCTAGATcattcccctctgacaaaagcTGCTCTTTCGACTTCAATGAAAGTTTCAACAGCTACTTT aaaaacaaaggaatGATGCCAGTGGGAAGCCAGTCTACAGAGGAGGTTGACCAGAACTACGTACCCATGAGCGCCAACTCTCCCTCACACCATCACTCAGGCAGTTTGTCGGAGCCGATACACGAACCCAACTATGTCCCCATGACCCCAGGCACCATGGAGTTCTCGTCCCTTGGAAAGCAGGTCCCCCCTCCTGCCCATATGGGCTTTCGCTCCAGCCCGAAGACCCCACCACGCAGGCCAATGCTCAGTGACTGCCAGCCCCCACCTGTGGATCGAAACCTCAAACCTGATCGCAAAG GTCAGAGTCCTAAAATAATAAGAGCAAAAGGTGTTGGTTTAGAGCGAACCGACTCTCAAACCGTAGGTGAATTCCCGAGGGGACGACGCAAGG CAAAACCCGCCCCATTGGAGATCAAACCACTGCCTGAATGGGAGGAGCCCTGTACGCCTATCCGCTCGCCTGTAACACGGTCATTCGCTCGCGA AGAGGAGTCCTTCTACTGCACAGTCCCCATCACCCCTGTAAAGAGGGAGGTGGAGGAACTTGACACCATAGAGGAG AACATGAAGCTTGGTGCGCCCATGACTGGGGATGGTGGGAGCAGCCCAATGGTGAAGCCGAAGGGAGACAAACAGGTGGAGTACCTGGATTTGGATCTTGATTCTGGCAAGTCTACCCCACCTCGGAAG ATGAAAAGCAATGGAACTGGCATGGCAGCATCAGATGAGCGTGTTGACTACGTGGTTGTGGACCAGCAACGGACACAAGCCCTTAAGAGCACCCGGGAGGCCTGGAACGATGGCCGCCAatccacagagacagacaccCCTTCCAAAGGATCCAAGTGA
- the gab1 gene encoding GRB2-associated-binding protein 1 isoform X1 has translation MSGGDVVCSGWLRKSPPEKKLRRYAWKKRWFVLRSGRLTGDPDVLEYYKNDHAKKPIRVIDLNLCEQVDAGLTFNKKDLEHSFIFDIKTIDRVFYLVADTEEEMNKWVRCVCDICGFNPTDDEAAKAAHQAVIGGLVVDTPPHPALGNIVGPAAMLTNVPPPYQPVSVRHLDSQSSTEEPQDYLWLVNCESKKPEPNSSVQLHSPLEGDQEYLLLEECESKTLPPQASLAHAECSKSTSSETDLNDNVPSHRTPTSSTSSAKHTSHNGFFPQHPAPASASSIYDSPPSRGASLSTDSGLYHLPRSYSQDTVLLPKSASSPSANPDSGEGSELYVFNTPSRKPSMESQIRNLSISYDIPPTPGANCTYQVPRTLSVSTGVGGSEGGGDVVPPPRPPKPSLSSSSGPPPPPAERSPTDTYHVPRSASETDGNYCVPTSAGNKALRSNTIGTVDCSRLRKDFGSQDCYDIPRSFPSDKSCSFDFNESFNSYFKNKGMMPVGSQSTEEVDQNYVPMSANSPSHHHSGSLSEPIHEPNYVPMTPGTMEFSSLGKQVPPPAHMGFRSSPKTPPRRPMLSDCQPPPVDRNLKPDRKGQSPKIIRAKGVGLERTDSQTVGEFPRGRRKAKPAPLEIKPLPEWEEPCTPIRSPVTRSFARDLSRFPIPSRPLSVHSTASSTDSEDCDENYVPMVSNMSTDEPNMKLGAPMTGDGGSSPMVKPKGDKQVEYLDLDLDSGKSTPPRKMKSNGTGMAASDERVDYVVVDQQRTQALKSTREAWNDGRQSTETDTPSKGSK, from the exons GCATGGAAGAAGCGGTGGTTTGTTCTTCGCAGTGGCCGTTTGACAGGCGACCCAGACGTGTTGGAGTATTACAAGAATGACCATGCCAAGAAGCCCATCCGCGTGATCGATCTCAACTTGTGTGAGCAG GTGGACGCTGGGCTGACTTTCAACAAGAAGGACTTGGAGCACAGCTTCATATTCGACATTAAGACCATTGACCGTGTCTTCTACCTGGTGGCTGACACCGAAGAGGAGATGAATAAGTGGGTTCGATGTGTTTGCGACATCTGCGGTTTTAACCCCACAGATGATG aaGCAGCAAAAGCTGCTCACCAGGCGGTCATTGGAGGCCTGGTGGTGGATACCCCCCCTCACCCAGCACTGGGTAATATTGTCGGCCCAGCAGCAATGCTGACCAATGTCCCCCCTCCATATCAGCCTGTCAGCGTGCGACACCTAGACTCACAGTCCAGCACAGAGGAGCCCCAGGATTACCTGTGGCTGGTCAACTGTGAGAGTAAAAAGCCAGAGCCCAACAG CTCAGTGCAGCTTCACTCTCCATTGGAGGGAGACCAAGAGTATTTGCTcctggaggagtgtgagagcAAGACTCTTCCTCCACAGGCTAGTCT AGCCCATGCTGAGTGTTCAAAGTCTACCTCTTCAGAGACAGACCTGAATGACAACGTCCCCTCTCACCGCAcacccacctcctccacctcctctgctAAACACACCTCGCACAATGGCTTCTTCCCACAGCACCCGGCCCCAGCCTCCGCCTCTTCCATCTACGACTCGCCTCCATCACGCGGTGCCTCGCTCTCAACAGACAGTGGCCTTTACCACCTCCCACGCAGCTATTCCCAGGACACTGTGCTGCTCCCAAAGTCTGCCTCCTCCCCTTCGGCCAATCCGGACAGCGGGGAAGGCTCCGAGCTCTATGTCTTTAACACTCCGTCGCGGAAGCCCTCAATGGAGTCACAAATACGCAACCTTTCCATCAGTTACGATATCCCGCCTACGCCTGGTGCGAACTGTACCTACCAGGTGCCCCGCACTTTGTCGGTGTCCACGGGTGTTGGAGGctcagagggagggggagatgTAGTACCCCCTCCAAGACCACCTAAGCCTTCGCTCAGTTCATCCTCAGGACCCCCACCTCCCCCTGCTGAGCGCTCACCTACGGACACCTATCATGTGCCACGCTCAGCCTCAGAGACTGACGGAAACTACTGTGTACCTACTAGTGCCGGGAATAAGGCTTTACGAAGCAACACTATCGGCACTGTGGACTGTTCACGCCTACGCAAAG ATTTTGGATCCCAGGACTGCTATGACATTCCTAGATcattcccctctgacaaaagcTGCTCTTTCGACTTCAATGAAAGTTTCAACAGCTACTTT aaaaacaaaggaatGATGCCAGTGGGAAGCCAGTCTACAGAGGAGGTTGACCAGAACTACGTACCCATGAGCGCCAACTCTCCCTCACACCATCACTCAGGCAGTTTGTCGGAGCCGATACACGAACCCAACTATGTCCCCATGACCCCAGGCACCATGGAGTTCTCGTCCCTTGGAAAGCAGGTCCCCCCTCCTGCCCATATGGGCTTTCGCTCCAGCCCGAAGACCCCACCACGCAGGCCAATGCTCAGTGACTGCCAGCCCCCACCTGTGGATCGAAACCTCAAACCTGATCGCAAAG GTCAGAGTCCTAAAATAATAAGAGCAAAAGGTGTTGGTTTAGAGCGAACCGACTCTCAAACCGTAGGTGAATTCCCGAGGGGACGACGCAAGG CAAAACCCGCCCCATTGGAGATCAAACCACTGCCTGAATGGGAGGAGCCCTGTACGCCTATCCGCTCGCCTGTAACACGGTCATTCGCTCGCGA TCTCTCTAGGTTTCCAATACCATCGAGACCCCTGTCAGTGCATAGTACGGCCTCCAGCACTGACTCCGAAGACTGTGATGAGAATTATGTACCCATGGTCTCTAATATGTCCACAGATGAACCA AACATGAAGCTTGGTGCGCCCATGACTGGGGATGGTGGGAGCAGCCCAATGGTGAAGCCGAAGGGAGACAAACAGGTGGAGTACCTGGATTTGGATCTTGATTCTGGCAAGTCTACCCCACCTCGGAAG ATGAAAAGCAATGGAACTGGCATGGCAGCATCAGATGAGCGTGTTGACTACGTGGTTGTGGACCAGCAACGGACACAAGCCCTTAAGAGCACCCGGGAGGCCTGGAACGATGGCCGCCAatccacagagacagacaccCCTTCCAAAGGATCCAAGTGA
- the gab1 gene encoding GRB2-associated-binding protein 1 isoform X6 gives MSGGDVVCSGWLRKSPPEKKLRRYAWKKRWFVLRSGRLTGDPDVLEYYKNDHAKKPIRVIDLNLCEQVDAGLTFNKKDLEHSFIFDIKTIDRVFYLVADTEEEMNKWVRCVCDICGFNPTDDEAAKAAHQAVIGGLVVDTPPHPALGNIVGPAAMLTNVPPPYQPVSVRHLDSQSSTEEPQDYLWLVNCESKKPEPNSSVQLHSPLEGDQEYLLLEECESKTLPPQASLAHAECSKSTSSETDLNDNVPSHRTPTSSTSSAKHTSHNGFFPQHPAPASASSIYDSPPSRGASLSTDSGLYHLPRSYSQDTVLLPKSASSPSANPDSGEGSELYVFNTPSRKPSMESQIRNLSISYDIPPTPGANCTYQVPRTLSVSTGVGGSEGGGDVVPPPRPPKPSLSSSSGPPPPPAERSPTDTYHVPRSASETDGNYCVPTSAGNKALRSNTIGTVDCSRLRKDFGSQDCYDIPRSFPSDKSCSFDFNESFNSYFKNKGMMPVGSQSTEEVDQNYVPMSANSPSHHHSGSLSEPIHEPNYVPMTPGTMEFSSLGKQVPPPAHMGFRSSPKTPPRRPMLSDCQPPPVDRNLKPDRKAKPAPLEIKPLPEWEEPCTPIRSPVTRSFAREEESFYCTVPITPVKREVEELDTIEENMKLGAPMTGDGGSSPMVKPKGDKQVEYLDLDLDSGKSTPPRKMKSNGTGMAASDERVDYVVVDQQRTQALKSTREAWNDGRQSTETDTPSKGSK, from the exons GCATGGAAGAAGCGGTGGTTTGTTCTTCGCAGTGGCCGTTTGACAGGCGACCCAGACGTGTTGGAGTATTACAAGAATGACCATGCCAAGAAGCCCATCCGCGTGATCGATCTCAACTTGTGTGAGCAG GTGGACGCTGGGCTGACTTTCAACAAGAAGGACTTGGAGCACAGCTTCATATTCGACATTAAGACCATTGACCGTGTCTTCTACCTGGTGGCTGACACCGAAGAGGAGATGAATAAGTGGGTTCGATGTGTTTGCGACATCTGCGGTTTTAACCCCACAGATGATG aaGCAGCAAAAGCTGCTCACCAGGCGGTCATTGGAGGCCTGGTGGTGGATACCCCCCCTCACCCAGCACTGGGTAATATTGTCGGCCCAGCAGCAATGCTGACCAATGTCCCCCCTCCATATCAGCCTGTCAGCGTGCGACACCTAGACTCACAGTCCAGCACAGAGGAGCCCCAGGATTACCTGTGGCTGGTCAACTGTGAGAGTAAAAAGCCAGAGCCCAACAG CTCAGTGCAGCTTCACTCTCCATTGGAGGGAGACCAAGAGTATTTGCTcctggaggagtgtgagagcAAGACTCTTCCTCCACAGGCTAGTCT AGCCCATGCTGAGTGTTCAAAGTCTACCTCTTCAGAGACAGACCTGAATGACAACGTCCCCTCTCACCGCAcacccacctcctccacctcctctgctAAACACACCTCGCACAATGGCTTCTTCCCACAGCACCCGGCCCCAGCCTCCGCCTCTTCCATCTACGACTCGCCTCCATCACGCGGTGCCTCGCTCTCAACAGACAGTGGCCTTTACCACCTCCCACGCAGCTATTCCCAGGACACTGTGCTGCTCCCAAAGTCTGCCTCCTCCCCTTCGGCCAATCCGGACAGCGGGGAAGGCTCCGAGCTCTATGTCTTTAACACTCCGTCGCGGAAGCCCTCAATGGAGTCACAAATACGCAACCTTTCCATCAGTTACGATATCCCGCCTACGCCTGGTGCGAACTGTACCTACCAGGTGCCCCGCACTTTGTCGGTGTCCACGGGTGTTGGAGGctcagagggagggggagatgTAGTACCCCCTCCAAGACCACCTAAGCCTTCGCTCAGTTCATCCTCAGGACCCCCACCTCCCCCTGCTGAGCGCTCACCTACGGACACCTATCATGTGCCACGCTCAGCCTCAGAGACTGACGGAAACTACTGTGTACCTACTAGTGCCGGGAATAAGGCTTTACGAAGCAACACTATCGGCACTGTGGACTGTTCACGCCTACGCAAAG ATTTTGGATCCCAGGACTGCTATGACATTCCTAGATcattcccctctgacaaaagcTGCTCTTTCGACTTCAATGAAAGTTTCAACAGCTACTTT aaaaacaaaggaatGATGCCAGTGGGAAGCCAGTCTACAGAGGAGGTTGACCAGAACTACGTACCCATGAGCGCCAACTCTCCCTCACACCATCACTCAGGCAGTTTGTCGGAGCCGATACACGAACCCAACTATGTCCCCATGACCCCAGGCACCATGGAGTTCTCGTCCCTTGGAAAGCAGGTCCCCCCTCCTGCCCATATGGGCTTTCGCTCCAGCCCGAAGACCCCACCACGCAGGCCAATGCTCAGTGACTGCCAGCCCCCACCTGTGGATCGAAACCTCAAACCTGATCGCAAAG CAAAACCCGCCCCATTGGAGATCAAACCACTGCCTGAATGGGAGGAGCCCTGTACGCCTATCCGCTCGCCTGTAACACGGTCATTCGCTCGCGA AGAGGAGTCCTTCTACTGCACAGTCCCCATCACCCCTGTAAAGAGGGAGGTGGAGGAACTTGACACCATAGAGGAG AACATGAAGCTTGGTGCGCCCATGACTGGGGATGGTGGGAGCAGCCCAATGGTGAAGCCGAAGGGAGACAAACAGGTGGAGTACCTGGATTTGGATCTTGATTCTGGCAAGTCTACCCCACCTCGGAAG ATGAAAAGCAATGGAACTGGCATGGCAGCATCAGATGAGCGTGTTGACTACGTGGTTGTGGACCAGCAACGGACACAAGCCCTTAAGAGCACCCGGGAGGCCTGGAACGATGGCCGCCAatccacagagacagacaccCCTTCCAAAGGATCCAAGTGA
- the gab1 gene encoding GRB2-associated-binding protein 1 isoform X5, producing MSGGDVVCSGWLRKSPPEKKLRRYAWKKRWFVLRSGRLTGDPDVLEYYKNDHAKKPIRVIDLNLCEQVDAGLTFNKKDLEHSFIFDIKTIDRVFYLVADTEEEMNKWVRCVCDICGFNPTDDEAAKAAHQAVIGGLVVDTPPHPALGNIVGPAAMLTNVPPPYQPVSVRHLDSQSSTEEPQDYLWLVNCESKKPEPNSSVQLHSPLEGDQEYLLLEECESKTLPPQASLAHAECSKSTSSETDLNDNVPSHRTPTSSTSSAKHTSHNGFFPQHPAPASASSIYDSPPSRGASLSTDSGLYHLPRSYSQDTVLLPKSASSPSANPDSGEGSELYVFNTPSRKPSMESQIRNLSISYDIPPTPGANCTYQVPRTLSVSTGVGGSEGGGDVVPPPRPPKPSLSSSSGPPPPPAERSPTDTYHVPRSASETDGNYCVPTSAGNKALRSNTIGTVDCSRLRKDFGSQDCYDIPRSFPSDKSCSFDFNESFNSYFKNKGMMPVGSQSTEEVDQNYVPMSANSPSHHHSGSLSEPIHEPNYVPMTPGTMEFSSLGKQVPPPAHMGFRSSPKTPPRRPMLSDCQPPPVDRNLKPDRKAKPAPLEIKPLPEWEEPCTPIRSPVTRSFARDLSRFPIPSRPLSVHSTASSTDSEDCDENYVPMVSNMSTDEPNMKLGAPMTGDGGSSPMVKPKGDKQVEYLDLDLDSGKSTPPRKMKSNGTGMAASDERVDYVVVDQQRTQALKSTREAWNDGRQSTETDTPSKGSK from the exons GCATGGAAGAAGCGGTGGTTTGTTCTTCGCAGTGGCCGTTTGACAGGCGACCCAGACGTGTTGGAGTATTACAAGAATGACCATGCCAAGAAGCCCATCCGCGTGATCGATCTCAACTTGTGTGAGCAG GTGGACGCTGGGCTGACTTTCAACAAGAAGGACTTGGAGCACAGCTTCATATTCGACATTAAGACCATTGACCGTGTCTTCTACCTGGTGGCTGACACCGAAGAGGAGATGAATAAGTGGGTTCGATGTGTTTGCGACATCTGCGGTTTTAACCCCACAGATGATG aaGCAGCAAAAGCTGCTCACCAGGCGGTCATTGGAGGCCTGGTGGTGGATACCCCCCCTCACCCAGCACTGGGTAATATTGTCGGCCCAGCAGCAATGCTGACCAATGTCCCCCCTCCATATCAGCCTGTCAGCGTGCGACACCTAGACTCACAGTCCAGCACAGAGGAGCCCCAGGATTACCTGTGGCTGGTCAACTGTGAGAGTAAAAAGCCAGAGCCCAACAG CTCAGTGCAGCTTCACTCTCCATTGGAGGGAGACCAAGAGTATTTGCTcctggaggagtgtgagagcAAGACTCTTCCTCCACAGGCTAGTCT AGCCCATGCTGAGTGTTCAAAGTCTACCTCTTCAGAGACAGACCTGAATGACAACGTCCCCTCTCACCGCAcacccacctcctccacctcctctgctAAACACACCTCGCACAATGGCTTCTTCCCACAGCACCCGGCCCCAGCCTCCGCCTCTTCCATCTACGACTCGCCTCCATCACGCGGTGCCTCGCTCTCAACAGACAGTGGCCTTTACCACCTCCCACGCAGCTATTCCCAGGACACTGTGCTGCTCCCAAAGTCTGCCTCCTCCCCTTCGGCCAATCCGGACAGCGGGGAAGGCTCCGAGCTCTATGTCTTTAACACTCCGTCGCGGAAGCCCTCAATGGAGTCACAAATACGCAACCTTTCCATCAGTTACGATATCCCGCCTACGCCTGGTGCGAACTGTACCTACCAGGTGCCCCGCACTTTGTCGGTGTCCACGGGTGTTGGAGGctcagagggagggggagatgTAGTACCCCCTCCAAGACCACCTAAGCCTTCGCTCAGTTCATCCTCAGGACCCCCACCTCCCCCTGCTGAGCGCTCACCTACGGACACCTATCATGTGCCACGCTCAGCCTCAGAGACTGACGGAAACTACTGTGTACCTACTAGTGCCGGGAATAAGGCTTTACGAAGCAACACTATCGGCACTGTGGACTGTTCACGCCTACGCAAAG ATTTTGGATCCCAGGACTGCTATGACATTCCTAGATcattcccctctgacaaaagcTGCTCTTTCGACTTCAATGAAAGTTTCAACAGCTACTTT aaaaacaaaggaatGATGCCAGTGGGAAGCCAGTCTACAGAGGAGGTTGACCAGAACTACGTACCCATGAGCGCCAACTCTCCCTCACACCATCACTCAGGCAGTTTGTCGGAGCCGATACACGAACCCAACTATGTCCCCATGACCCCAGGCACCATGGAGTTCTCGTCCCTTGGAAAGCAGGTCCCCCCTCCTGCCCATATGGGCTTTCGCTCCAGCCCGAAGACCCCACCACGCAGGCCAATGCTCAGTGACTGCCAGCCCCCACCTGTGGATCGAAACCTCAAACCTGATCGCAAAG CAAAACCCGCCCCATTGGAGATCAAACCACTGCCTGAATGGGAGGAGCCCTGTACGCCTATCCGCTCGCCTGTAACACGGTCATTCGCTCGCGA TCTCTCTAGGTTTCCAATACCATCGAGACCCCTGTCAGTGCATAGTACGGCCTCCAGCACTGACTCCGAAGACTGTGATGAGAATTATGTACCCATGGTCTCTAATATGTCCACAGATGAACCA AACATGAAGCTTGGTGCGCCCATGACTGGGGATGGTGGGAGCAGCCCAATGGTGAAGCCGAAGGGAGACAAACAGGTGGAGTACCTGGATTTGGATCTTGATTCTGGCAAGTCTACCCCACCTCGGAAG ATGAAAAGCAATGGAACTGGCATGGCAGCATCAGATGAGCGTGTTGACTACGTGGTTGTGGACCAGCAACGGACACAAGCCCTTAAGAGCACCCGGGAGGCCTGGAACGATGGCCGCCAatccacagagacagacaccCCTTCCAAAGGATCCAAGTGA